The Heliangelus exortis chromosome Z, bHelExo1.hap1, whole genome shotgun sequence genomic sequence CATGTGTGTGAAAATAAGCATTCTTATTGACACAAAGAtcttttaaaactaatttgCTTTACTTTGTCCTTATTTTGTGGGGTTATTGTTTTCAAGACTTGCACAGAattcaaaggaaataaaggaatcTAAAGGAATAATTAATGGTAAAATTGTATGCAATCATGTAGCATCATACATGTAAAGGgctgcaaaattaatttagcaCACACAATTTCCTTCTGAGTGCCTGATTTTTCACTTTAGCATAATTGTTTTAACACttgattttaaatgaaatatttttttgtcaggaaaaaaaaaacctcaaaaaataGCAGTAGCCCAGTACCTTTAAGCAACTTTGCAAAGGCAAGTAGCCAGAGCAAGTAAGAATTTTGTTTCAGCAGCAATTTCAAGAAGGCAAAGCCTACATTTAGTATATTAGagttcttcagaaataaaattccatTACTGTGGTGTGATACAGgttcttggtttgttttcttttttagcgCATAGCTGTTTTAACAAACATAATTGAATTCTGTTGCAAGCTACAGACATTGATACTTATTAACATTTCTGGCTTATTAACTTTTTCATGTTTCCGCTAGATATTTGGATGAAAAGACAAGGATAACACACTGACGTGTCTTTTAATTTGTTATATTTCAGGACTGCATGTTACACAGGAGTCTTGTTGGTGATCTGAAAACATTCACAGATAAATATGGGTTTGATGTACTTGTCATTTTGGCCAACTGTTTGTTAGATGAGAAGCAAACAAAGCGACAGATAGCAGTATACTCGGAAAACTTAGAGCTAGGCAATCAGGTAAGTACTTGGAAGAAGACTCTAATAATGtctcttctgaaaaattaaaaaaaaaataaattaaaagtgtttttaaagtaCTGTATACCTAAGTGCTGAATAATTCAGTGGGGTCAAGAAGTAGCATGAGTTGAGTGGTGACTGAGTAGCTATTTGAAATGGCTGCACTACTTCTATGATGCAAAATGAAAGACTTTGATACTTATGACTGTTTCAGACCAgcccaaaagaaaaagtaaatcattacaagaaatgcagagacaagatttttcagttaagtttttggttttgtataaTTATTTACACAAATGAGTCTTTGGCAGTGAGTGACAAGCAAACACAAATGGTAATGACCATAACTAATCTGACTGATCTGTGTGTATATTATTGCTTAAGTATTTAAGCTCTCAAATGAAGCCAGTTATTAAGACGTTCATTTATCCAAATCTGATTTTAGGTACAGGTGGCTAAATTACTTGtatttggattttcttttactAATGAAAATAACTTAAATGTGAAGTGTCATGTAAATATTCTGACTAATTATATAGTGCATATTTTGCATTGATCTTGTAGTTCAATACAGTATCTATTTAGGGTTCATAATAAGGCTTTTACAGCAAAATGGCAAAGATCCAGgagttggactcgatgatctctcgaggtcccttctaacccctagcattctgtgaaatatattaatagaaaaaataggTATGGATGTGTTACACAGTCAAGTCATCAATATGTGCCTTTATGCCCATGATTGCAGTATCTTCTGAAACATCTATTTTTCAACAGATCTGCTGTGAACTAGAAGAATGTCAGAATCCTTGTTTGGAGCTGGATCCTCTAGAATGTGGATGTGACCAAATTCTCATTTATCATCAAGAAAATTCGTTGGTGACCTGTGATCAAATTTTTCTTCTAGTTAAGGAAGTTATAAATAGAAGACAACCAGAAATGGTATCCAACAGCAGAACTTCCTCTACTGAAGCTGTTGCTGGGAGCGCTCCACTTTCACAGGGATCTTCTGGTATTATGGAGTTATATGGTTCCGATGTAGAACCACAGTCCAATTCTGCTAATTTTATAGAAAATCCTCAAGATCTAAATGGATCCATCCAAGCCCATGTTGATGTTAATGTAGACCTTGTGAGTCCAGACAGTGGCTTGGCTACCATTAGAAGCAGCCGGTCTTCCAAGGAGAGTTCTGTTTTCCTTAGTGATGATAGCCCTGTTACAGAAGGTGCTGCTTCCCATCACAGTCTTCTGCCTGGTTTTGATTCCTGTAGCCCTATTCCTGAAGGAGCAATAGCTGAAGAACAAAACCCTCAGTCTAGAGACAATAGTGATAACTTTGATCTTTTCAATTTTGATCTAGCACCTGCAGTTACAGCTCCATCTGAGTCATCTTCTCATTCTGTGGATTGTTCCCCAGCAGATGACTATTTCCTTAATAGTGACTCATCAGAAGGACAGCATCTCACTGTACAGAAAGAACTTGATGAAGCAAACCTGCTGGAAAGTGATGCAGCAAATTATTCATCTGACTTACTTATGACAACAACCAACGGAGACAATGTAGCTGAATTTGATGAGAACCTAGGAGAAATGTGTGAGAAAACTTCAGGTTTGATTGATTTAGTGGCAGATGAGTCTTCTTCACCTGAAATGTTAAAATCTGCTGACTCAAGAATTCCACCAACTCCTATGAACAGTCTTGTAGAAACTTCACCATTAGATAATGGGCAGTCTTTATTTTTCCCACAagatgtcattaaaaaaattaatgaaatagaTGGCACAAGTTATTCTCAGTCTCGCGTGAGATGTGGAAGCTGGTGGGATGGCTTTGACCTAGAGTCCAGAAATGCTGATACATGGAGTTCGAGTGAGCAGGAATCTGTATTTCAAAGCCCTGTCTTATGGAAAGATTGTAAGGAAAGTCCCTTGCTACGAGAACATGTTGACAGAAGAGCCTCAGATTCTGTGTTTCTCCAAAAACAGCCAAAGCAAATGGAATTCATGAGAGCAGGCCTGTGGGATGTTAAGTTTAAACAAGACAATTGGAGCCATGAGAATCAAGAGAAAAACATTGAGCATTCACATTTGCAAGCTGCCTTGTTAGACGAGACAAAGCAAGAACCAGAGAGCTTTACTGACCCATGGAAGGTCACTCAGAAAACATCTGTGATGCCAGATGCGTGGGGTAGTGGAGAAGAGAAAGGTAGTCAGGTAGCTGGAGAATCTTACAAAGTCTGGGCGAAGTTTGATGCAGGAGATACTGCTGGATCGTCGGAAAATGTATGGAACGTGCCTGTACTGGATAGAGGACAAAACCCAATGGATATTCCTGGAGAATGGGCTATAACAAAAACTAATTTATTGGATTCCTCAGAAATCATTATGGACAATGACACTAAAAGTCCACCTATTCAAGTATCACCAGAAGCCTGGGATAAAGAAAGATATTATTCAGTACAAGAATatggaaaatctgaaaatataaattctattttcaacaatatgcaaaataaatccagcctggaaacagaagaaaaaagtgtatTTGGTGACCCTAAACATAGACCAAAACAATTTGAAACTATAGACACCTGGGATATGTATGATAAAAACACTAGGAAAGAAGCAACAGTAGTGGTGCCATGGGAGGACACCTTCTTGTATAAACACTCCAACCTTAGTTCATCAAATACAGGTGAAGATTTAGTTGTTTCTCCACCAGACACCAATTATTCAACATCCGATTCATATGTATCACCTACATATGTggaagatgaaagagaaaatgagaacaaaaattTTGGTGAAGAAGCAGTTGCTGATAAATTGGTAAGCCCGAATTTGGATGAACCAAAAGTACTGGAGAAACCAAATGAGGAACCTTTATCTACTAGCAACATGCCTTTTACAAGTGTTGGAAACACAAACATCTGGAACACTCCTCTAAATAATGTTACCCAGTTAAAAGAAAGATATTCTgaaattactgatttttctgCCACTGCTAAACCTTTCCTTAATTCAGAACAAGCAGCTAATAAAGGCTTTTCAACTGAGATACAGActagtgaaaatattttttctacatctgaaaacagaagagtaACACCAGTATACAATCAAACAGTGAATGACTTATCACCACCACAGAACAAATTAAATGCTAGACAAGCTGCAGCTAAAAATGTAGAAACAGTGAGCAGTGTTACTGCAGAAGACACAGACATATGTATGCCAACTTCAGACACTGGGAATGGTGTGGATATGAAAATATGTGACTTAGGGAGTGAGATGCCTGATAGGAGTGCTTTACAAAACACTGCTAATGTTGGTGAAAAGCTGAACAATCAGGAGGATTCAGTACAGCATCTGAATTCATGGACTCTACAGAGTGATCAGAGTTGTGAAGAAGGCTGGCACGATGCCATTGCCATCtctcaggaaggaaaagaggaatatAAGAGAACAGATGAGACAAGTGGACAGCAAATGATTAGTGACATTTGTAATAAACCAGTTCAAGAGGACAGTGAATCTTCATGTAATGCagattcagaagaaaatagATCAGCGGCTCAAGttcccagctctccagaaaAAATCAGGAATAGTGCTAGTTTGGAAGCACTGATTACAACGAGTGAGTCATTTTCCAATGGAAGTAATCCAGTTTgtcaggaggagagggaaggctTGTCACAGAATAACGTGGAATCTTCTTCAAGTGCTTCTGAGGAAGGCAGAAATTACAAAACTGTTAAAAACTCCAGGCcaaaaaattacaattataGTGAAAcatcagagctgctttctgaggaagctgcagaggAGACTACAGTGACAAAGGATGCAACAAGTCCTGAGATGGAAAGTATCTCTGAAAGTTCTTATAAGGATAATGGTGATCCTGAAGATAATTATTCTGAACTGTTGAGAAGCTCAGGCACCTGGAATGACTCTGGAAAGAGTGTTGGTTTCCTAGCCACATCAATTCCTTTGATGAATGACCCACAGGAAGTGCTGGGAGAAGTGAAAGAGGACGTACATGAAATGTTGCCTAAGTATCCAGGCATTTGTAATTctgaatcttttaaaaatagctcaGAACTGAACAGAACTCATGAAAAGTCTTTCCCAGATGAGTTTATGAAGAGTCCTTCTGAATATGTCAGTGTTCCTGACATGACAGATATGTCTGTGGTGGGAAATTCGTTTTCACATGAAATAGGTtctgggaaaaatgaaaattttgaaaatttagaACTTGCTAAtaacatttctgaagaaatatgTGTAGTGCCTCATGACAGTTTTCCCCAAACTACTTGGAATTTACAGCCATATGAAGATTTGCACTCTCCTGGAACAAGTCCTGAAGCAAGTGAAGTCCTTGAAATGGCAAACACCACAAGTAGCATTTCAAAGAGTATACAGATCAAAAGTTATTTGGAAGGAGATAATGTGTGGAGTGATTCAATAAATGATTATGTACACTCAAGTGGAACAAGTCCTGATTTAAGTGATGCATCTGTGAATGTGTGGGGAGACCTCCCAGTTGCCAGTCATCACAAAAGATCTATGGGTGTGTgggatattaaaaataataaaaatcttgaAGATGCTTGTAAAAGGAATGAATTGGGCAATGAATCTGAAGGAGTTGAAACAAGTGCTGAACAGAACAAAGTTCCTAGAAGCTTAGATTTTTGGAATGCCCATgtagatgatgatgatgatactGTATCTTCTTTATCAAGTCCTGACATAAATGAAGATTCAGAGAATTCAGAGGCATGCCCAGAAGTGATTAATGAAGATTCCACatatgaaaacaaacagcacaaGGCATCTGAAACTGGAGGGGATTTTCCTCAATCCAGTGCAACAAGTCATGAAGCAAAAGGAGAtaatttaaacacagaaacTAAGGGGAGAGAGGAGTTCCAGATTGTCATCCCTAATGAAAATTCTGAAACAAGTAAATCAAGGAAAGTATTGCAGGAAGACTTGACTATAATGAAGTATAATGAGACTTCTGAATATTTAGGTAGCTtggaaacacttcagaaaaaagcTCAGGTGagaattttcagtgaaaaaccAGGTAGCAGAGAAGACTCATGTTTTTATCAAATGAAAGAAGATGCTACACCAACTTTTGCTGTTGGTGATGAAGAAGAGTGTTCTTCAAAATCTGTAGATTTGTGGAGTATGTCATTGGAAGCTGATTTAAGAACTGGTCAAAAATCCACAGTGGCAACACTGGGTTTTCCAGATGACAATTCAGACTGGCAGAATTCACAACCTGATGAGGAAAAGCAATCGGAAGTTCAGTATTCTGTTTCAAGTCACTCTGAAACAAACCAGTTAACAAATGGTAAGGAGGACTCCTGGGAATCACCTTCACAAGATAAAGAACTACAAGAAACACTTTTCACCAGTGCAAGTGATGATGGAAATCAGCCTGCAGGTGGAGAACATGAAAGGCTAGTACATCCTATGAATATTCCTGATAGTCAAATAATTCAAGATGTGGTAGACTTCAAACACCTTGATTCTTTCATACTGGATAAAGATGAAAGGGACTTGAAAGAGCAATTGTTTCCTGCAAATGATGAAAATCATCCAACTCCTCAGAATCCTTTTTCAGATGAGGAACAAGGTATGCCAAATACATCAGCTCAAGAAATCACTGTATTGGATCCACCAAAAGATAATGAGGGAAATGCAAATCTCATCCCTCAAGAACAACAGCAGGACACCTATGAAAGTTTAGAAGTGCAAAACTCCCTGACAGGGGCTTTCAGTGCAGGAAACTTGCTCCCTGAAATGGCAGAGAAGTCAAGCCCAGGGTGGAGTGTGTTAGCTCCCCAAACTGCACTTATCCCAGATATCTTACAGGATAAGGCACGAGAAAATAATCACCTGTTTTCAGTGGAACCTGACCTGTGGACTAATGCTGAGCAGATAGTCACTTTAAAATCAGATGGTGAAAATCCTGATCTGTTAAGTCACTGTGACCAAGACAATAATTCAGAGGCATCAAGCAGTCCTGATGTGTGCCAGGAATATGAAGCTAAACATGCCTTGATTCCTTCTTCTCAGATTGGGGTGGAGCCTGAAGGCAGTCAGCTGATTCAGACATGTTCAAATATGAGTAAAGAGGTAGATTTTGATCCAAAATGTCAGTCAGTAATGCAGAAGATGGAGATACAGTCTGAAAGCAGTAGTCCCCAGGATTATGGACAAGAAAAGACCGATGAATTGTATCAGTTAATCTCTTCTAATAATCAGGAGCCCCCTGAATTTCAGGTTTTGGAAGAACATGGTCTAGAAAATAAACTTGTTTCTGACGTAGTTGAGGCAGATGAAATTACCAATGAAGTTTTAGAAGTGATGTCTTTAGAACTGAAAGATACCTTCCAGGAAATTCCTGCAAGCCATCAAGGAACACCAACTGATACAGCTCAAATGCATTTGGTTCCCACAGATGTCACTCTACCTGACATGTCAAAACAAAGCTTAAAAGAAAGTAGTGCTTTGgctgaagctgaaaaatattctgatatTGACCATAAAGCAGTAACTGGTGATCAGCTAGACATGTCTGAAGAGTGTGTGGATGAATCTGAGACAGGGGTAGAACATAATGTCAGGAATGTATCAGTGACTAATGTCCCAGGGAGCCCATGTAGTGGAATGAACATACTGGGAATAGTAGGCAGTGAAGCAGCAGAAGGCGAATCAAAGGATGAACCCACATTCTTTCCTGAATCCTTTCTTCCTAGTGGTAATGAAGGCCATGAATGTGATTCAACTTATCAGATGGTTGATAACACAGCAAAAGAATCTGAAGATGTAATTGGAAATGCTGTTCCTGTGCTTAAGGAAAAACCCAGTGACCAATCACCAGTGCTGTGTGTCCCACCCTCCTATGTATCTTTTGATGCTGAGCTGTCTGGCAGCAGCGAGTGTGCACAGGATGAACACTTGTCACAGCAGCCATTCTGTGACGCTGTTTCTCTGGGAAAACCATTACCACTCTCAGCTCCTTCGGAAGTTGCAGAAGACATCTTCATGACCAAAGACTGCAGCAGTAAAGATCAGGTGCCTGAGACCTCCACAGCGTGCCTTCAAGAAAATCACACATCAGTACCTTCACTTTCCAAGGCTGAAGTAACTGTGAGAGCTTCCAAAATTCCGACGGGAAAATCTGAAGCAGAAACAACTGATCTCGACTCACCACCAGGTGGAGATAAAAGATCACCTGATGGTAAGAAAACCTACCTTCCAGAGCAAGTTCATAgaacaaagaaagaaggaaatgtcTGTAGCATTACTGATAATGTTGAGGGTTTCAGTCAAATATGAAGTTTGTGTGTTTTCCTGATGTACAGAACTCTGTACTTTGGGAAGGCCTCTAGCATCACCTCTCTAGACAgatttaaagcttttaaatattgaaatagaaacattatttctctgttttgtacAGGGCCTAGCATGTGGACACTGAGTGATTTGTTCCTTGGGAATGATTGCACTGTTAATGTATAATCCTTAACAGTAATGATGATGTTATAAAACTCCAGTACACATTAACAGAATAAAGCAAACTGAGCAGAGGGTTATGTCTCTGTgctaatttaaagaaataatggagactgaaatagtaattaaaaaactaaaaggagtttctttttgcctgtttttttagACACTGGCACTGACTCCGTGCTTGGTAGGCAGAATAAGCTGAGAATTTCCTCTGACTGCTCTGAACTGAGAAGTACAGAGGATAAGAAGGATGTGAGGATGCAAGTGCACCAAGATCCAGCTTCACTGGATATGGATTACATCCTTGTTACTGAGGAAGAAAAGTTACCTTCAACAAAAGATACTGTGGAAGAAACAGAATCTCCTGGAGGCTTTTCACAGGGCTCCTTGGATACCTTTCAGCCAATCTCCATTACAAATGAAAGGGAAGATTACTCTGTTTCTGGGACTGAATGGGACTCTGTTCACTTAGAAGAGAAAAGTTCTTCTCTTGTGCCCCAAAAACTGGATGATGAAAGACAagcacaggaaagctgtggGCCAGATGAGGGCTGGATTATATTGGGCCAAAATGAAGCCAGTGACGAATCACCTGAAGAAACTTCTGCCAAGTCTGAGGTGCCAAAATCAGGTTCAAGAAATTCTGGAGAAGAACCTGCGACTGTTGAAGCACAGGCATTGATTCTTGACACTCAGATAGAATTTCAGGTAGAAACTCCCCTTCAGAAACCTTTTGAACATGAGGACTCTTCTTCAGAAAGTGCAACTGCTGAGGACAAGAATTTGGGCACTGCAGAAACCAATGTGTTGAAAACAGTTGGTGGTGATCATTCATGGGAAGCAAATTCTCAGCAGAGACTAAGAAATAAcatagaaacagaaaaggaaatcaaGGAGGAAATGGTGCTTCTCAACACTGAAAGAGAACTGAGTCAAAAATCAGGGTAAGGAAAAACTGACTTGTTTCCTCCGGAGAGCTTTCTGCTCAATTGTTCTCAATGTTATTGAAGTGTATGACATTATGAATAGATGACAGGACTTCCAAGTTTGAAGTACtaattgtaatttatttacATGATTTAAGGATagttttctccctttctaaAAAGTCTTGGGTTTTGGTTACTCGATATGAGCCAAGTTAGGATTGTTCTGCAATGTAGGAAACTTGTAAGGCTGTCTTCTTGCAGGAGTAAGTCCCTCTTCCTCCTACGAACTCCCATAAACTTCATAACCTATCTTTAAAGCTGAAACAGATGTGGCCaggaaacacatgcaaagcCAGGTACTGATGATGTTGCCAGTGAGACACACTGCCCATAGTGAGATTATGGAGGGATCAAGGTGAAGTGCTGTCTCTACTTACTGCAGAACTGCtggggggaagagaagaggaagtgGAGACCCAGAGTCAGAAAAAGGTGCTGCTTATAGAAGATAGAAAATTATGATGAAAAATTATGGTCTTGGTGGTTATTTCCAAGTTGTAGTCAGGTCAGAGCAGCATTTCTCATCTGTCTCTCTGTACTGGACATTGAGGGGGTTTATATGCAGCTGCCTTTGGGTGGAGGTGCAGCTTGCTGGCTGCATTAGTACTGCCTGCTGTCTCTCTACTGTTTCACCAGATGGAGAGAGAGATGACCCTTTTCTGGACTTCATTTACTGTAGCATTTTGGATAGGGTGCTTATTCTTGTTGACTGCTCTTTGATAACCCAGAGGTTGTAACTGCTGCAGAGGACTTTTAGGGGAGCCCCACAGATGCAAATGTAGCAGTGTGACCTTGTTTCTCCTGGGTATATGCCACTGACATGCTGCAGGTTTACAAAAAGGAACCTGGAATTGTGTTTATGCAGTTAAATTCTTGCAAGGAGTAAAAGAAACTTCCCAGCACAAATAAAACTAGGGGGTGAAACTGCTTTGTACTTTTTACACCTTTCAAACAGTGCTTATCCAAAAGAATATATGTGGTGTGAAATGTGCAAACATACTGTCTGTGTGAACTGTACTTTTTTCAAGAGTTTTCCCAAGCACGAGTCAGTTCAGTCCAGAACACATGCGACATTCACAGCCTCtattatgattttttaattggCTTCTAGTTTactttaaactgtatttttttaaaaattgtcacTAACAATTTTGCAGTTTTAGTagtatgctttttttccctttggaggTAGCATGCATGAGCATGATGGTATAACCCTGATAACAGCATGTACAAATCACCTGTGACAGGAGAGCACAGCCTTTTGCTGCCCTTCCTCCCCACTTCAAACAGACCACGTTTTATTAAGTTTTCAAGAATGAATGGTTCAATAGCTGTGACTTAGCTTCCTCGTGATGTTAAAATATCTCCCCTCTAAACATTGTCACACATTTTTCAAAGCATGTGTTGTTACCACGGGATCAGACACTGTAATAGCTGAGctgtttttaatatatatttgtttgtttcatccTAAACTCAAGCCCCAGCCTCAGAAACTCTGGAATATAATTATGTTACTTGCAGGCTTAAACTTAAGCATTGTATAGAACTTAGGTTTTCTTGACAGATAAGATTTTCAGTAGTATGTGCAGTACATAATTTGCCCTCCCACATTGCCCCTGGCTGAAATTGCTTTGATCTAACGAGGCAGACAGCACTCAGAAGAATATGAGATGAGAGAAGCTCTGTTTTGGTAGGGCAGTGGCAGCTTTTGTTGATGCAGGTTAGCATTTACTACCCTCAAGAAAGTCAAGTTTCAGGAAGGGTTAGCAGAATATGTGAACTCCTCAGTTCTGTACTTGTCTAAAGTAAACCACATGCTGAGTACTTGACCTTGAAATTACCAAAAGTAGAGCCAGTTCACATATATTTGTTCCTTGAGTACTACAAATTCCTAACCACcattccagaaagaaaagtagAAGTTTTGGAActtcctgaaaaagagaaatttggaAGAAGTAAAACAACCAAAATCCCCGAGCAGCTGTTTCGAATCCACATTATTGTGTAGAAGGGTGGCTTAGGATTTGCAGATCTAGGAAAACTAAATGTCTTTGACTTTGAGGTGGTTTGCTCTTTAGAACTAGCCCACACCCTGGAAGCCATCTTGCTCCAAAGTCTTTGCAGGGTTTCACTGGGAGTTCTTCAAACCCAACTAATATCATTGAAGAAACCGGGGTTTTTTTCgcaaaaaagtaatttctagTGAAAATTCTAGGTCCAAAATTACCTGGCACCTCTGCTCACAATAAATGGTGAATTGggcatgaaaaagaaagggtTGTTTGAAGGTGCTGGCTAGTTGCAGGCTTGCAAATCTGATATGAAAAAAGCAGCTGTCAACTCCTCTGTCTCccataaagcattttaaattaaaaccagccAGATGCTGACCCTGCTTAAGTCCGACCGATTAATTACATGAAGGCAGAATCCTGGGATTTGATGTTCCATGCATACATGCCCACAATGTTCTAGGAGAGTAAAAGAGAAGGAGTATAGGTGTCtgatttgaaatattttgtttataaatCAGCACAATGGACTTGATAACTTTGAAGCAGTAAGAGTCTAAATTGGACCATCTTAATACTAGAGTGTTTATAGTGAAAACTTAAATGCATAATGGAATATGGTATATCCTGCATGGTATGGTAGTTCTTAGTAGACAGTAACCTTATTTATATTCATagctataaatatatatatatacatatatatatatagtcaCTATATGCTTCCACAATAGTTTCCATGCTAAGATTTTTTCTTAACTGACTCAGAAGTTTTTTATTAGCAGTCTCAGTCTCTCTGTCCTCAACATCAGTGATACTGATACCCAGAGAAGTAAAGAAACATAAGGAAGCATCTTCATTGGCATATTTTTATGAAAGCATAGAAATAGTAAAATCTactttgtttttatgttttgatGTTGACTTTTAGGTTGACAAAGTTTGAAATCTAATGGAAGTTCTTTCCAACATTAATGTTATCAAAATGTTACCCTTGTGTAAGGATTTCAAATCTAGTAGAGATTGCTTTTGTGGTGCTGTTTGGCCAGTAGTTTGCCCTGTGCTTGGCAGCTGGTGTTCAATAAACCAGTGATAAACTTATGTCATTGGCCAGTTAGATGTGGACTTAAGGCTTTTTGGGGCACAGCAGAGACACATGCAGATGCCCCTATGCGTGTGCACAGTATGGAAGTCTTGATGTCTttgaaaccaaagaaaacatacacaaaaataCAGTAGAAAGGACAAAATGCATacttaaataattatttctagaTTAGATGTCAGTTTCATTAAGCCTCTTAAATAAACAGCTGAATAAACAGCAACTGATGTGGCAGAAATGTGTAATTAGAAATGCTTTCTAATTCATTTCACTGACAGGTTTAAAAATTCACGTTCCTTCTTAGAACATGCTTCAGTGTGCAGCTTTTAAACCTGAAATTAAA encodes the following:
- the PRUNE2 gene encoding protein prune homolog 2 isoform X1 yields the protein MEEFLQRARSKLNRSKCLEKVHVVLGNKSCDLDSLISTLAYAYFLDKVSPPDVLCLPVLNIPRGDFSYFTETRFILEELNIPESFHIFRDEINLHQLNAEGKLSLTLVNSNMLTSEDKSLESAVVKVINPDEQCDGSLELQASSSSLVLKEILQEAPELITQQLAYLLRGSILFKCMSLEAGKITDHQEKVLSILEEKFPDLPPREEIISVLQETQFKPQGVSIEEVMLKDLKEISDGEIKVAISTVYMTLEDCMLHRSLVGDLKTFTDKYGFDVLVILANCLLDEKQTKRQIAVYSENLELGNQICCELEECQNPCLELDPLECGCDQILIYHQENSLVTCDQIFLLVKEVINRRQPEMVSNSRTSSTEAVAGSAPLSQGSSGIMELYGSDVEPQSNSANFIENPQDLNGSIQAHVDVNVDLVSPDSGLATIRSSRSSKESSVFLSDDSPVTEGAASHHSLLPGFDSCSPIPEGAIAEEQNPQSRDNSDNFDLFNFDLAPAVTAPSESSSHSVDCSPADDYFLNSDSSEGQHLTVQKELDEANLLESDAANYSSDLLMTTTNGDNVAEFDENLGEMCEKTSGLIDLVADESSSPEMLKSADSRIPPTPMNSLVETSPLDNGQSLFFPQDVIKKINEIDGTSYSQSRVRCGSWWDGFDLESRNADTWSSSEQESVFQSPVLWKDCKESPLLREHVDRRASDSVFLQKQPKQMEFMRAGLWDVKFKQDNWSHENQEKNIEHSHLQAALLDETKQEPESFTDPWKVTQKTSVMPDAWGSGEEKGSQVAGESYKVWAKFDAGDTAGSSENVWNVPVLDRGQNPMDIPGEWAITKTNLLDSSEIIMDNDTKSPPIQVSPEAWDKERYYSVQEYGKSENINSIFNNMQNKSSLETEEKSVFGDPKHRPKQFETIDTWDMYDKNTRKEATVVVPWEDTFLYKHSNLSSSNTGEDLVVSPPDTNYSTSDSYVSPTYVEDERENENKNFGEEAVADKLVSPNLDEPKVLEKPNEEPLSTSNMPFTSVGNTNIWNTPLNNVTQLKERYSEITDFSATAKPFLNSEQAANKGFSTEIQTSENIFSTSENRRVTPVYNQTVNDLSPPQNKLNARQAAAKNVETVSSVTAEDTDICMPTSDTGNGVDMKICDLGSEMPDRSALQNTANVGEKLNNQEDSVQHLNSWTLQSDQSCEEGWHDAIAISQEGKEEYKRTDETSGQQMISDICNKPVQEDSESSCNADSEENRSAAQVPSSPEKIRNSASLEALITTSESFSNGSNPVCQEEREGLSQNNVESSSSASEEGRNYKTVKNSRPKNYNYSETSELLSEEAAEETTVTKDATSPEMESISESSYKDNGDPEDNYSELLRSSGTWNDSGKSVGFLATSIPLMNDPQEVLGEVKEDVHEMLPKYPGICNSESFKNSSELNRTHEKSFPDEFMKSPSEYVSVPDMTDMSVVGNSFSHEIGSGKNENFENLELANNISEEICVVPHDSFPQTTWNLQPYEDLHSPGTSPEASEVLEMANTTSSISKSIQIKSYLEGDNVWSDSINDYVHSSGTSPDLSDASVNVWGDLPVASHHKRSMGVWDIKNNKNLEDACKRNELGNESEGVETSAEQNKVPRSLDFWNAHVDDDDDTVSSLSSPDINEDSENSEACPEVINEDSTYENKQHKASETGGDFPQSSATSHEAKGDNLNTETKGREEFQIVIPNENSETSKSRKVLQEDLTIMKYNETSEYLGSLETLQKKAQVRIFSEKPGSREDSCFYQMKEDATPTFAVGDEEECSSKSVDLWSMSLEADLRTGQKSTVATLGFPDDNSDWQNSQPDEEKQSEVQYSVSSHSETNQLTNGKEDSWESPSQDKELQETLFTSASDDGNQPAGGEHERLVHPMNIPDSQIIQDVVDFKHLDSFILDKDERDLKEQLFPANDENHPTPQNPFSDEEQGMPNTSAQEITVLDPPKDNEGNANLIPQEQQQDTYESLEVQNSLTGAFSAGNLLPEMAEKSSPGWSVLAPQTALIPDILQDKARENNHLFSVEPDLWTNAEQIVTLKSDGENPDLLSHCDQDNNSEASSSPDVCQEYEAKHALIPSSQIGVEPEGSQLIQTCSNMSKEVDFDPKCQSVMQKMEIQSESSSPQDYGQEKTDELYQLISSNNQEPPEFQVLEEHGLENKLVSDVVEADEITNEVLEVMSLELKDTFQEIPASHQGTPTDTAQMHLVPTDVTLPDMSKQSLKESSALAEAEKYSDIDHKAVTGDQLDMSEECVDESETGVEHNVRNVSVTNVPGSPCSGMNILGIVGSEAAEGESKDEPTFFPESFLPSGNEGHECDSTYQMVDNTAKESEDVIGNAVPVLKEKPSDQSPVLCVPPSYVSFDAELSGSSECAQDEHLSQQPFCDAVSLGKPLPLSAPSEVAEDIFMTKDCSSKDQVPETSTACLQENHTSVPSLSKAEVTVRASKIPTGKSEAETTDLDSPPGGDKRSPDDTGTDSVLGRQNKLRISSDCSELRSTEDKKDVRMQVHQDPASLDMDYILVTEEEKLPSTKDTVEETESPGGFSQGSLDTFQPISITNEREDYSVSGTEWDSVHLEEKSSSLVPQKLDDERQAQESCGPDEGWIILGQNEASDESPEETSAKSEVPKSGSRNSGEEPATVEAQALILDTQIEFQVETPLQKPFEHEDSSSESATAEDKNLGTAETNVLKTVGGDHSWEANSQQRLRNNIETEKEIKEEMVLLNTERELSQKSGLVQEDVGMDIPFAEGVLSPSSTEMRPEPPNSLDLNGSNPRRIKLTAPNINLSLDQSEGSVLSDDNLDSPDEIDINVDDLDTPDEADSFEYTGQEEQTAPKDASQEESESIPEYTAEEEREDNRLWRTVVIGEQEQRIDMKVIEPYKKVISHGGYYGDGLNAIIVFAACFLPDSSRADYNYVMENLFLYVISTLELMVAEDYMIVYLNGATPRRRMPGLGWMKKCYQMIDRRLRKNLKSFIIVHPSWFIRTILAVTRPFISSKFSSKIQYVNTLAELREMIPMEYVQIPDSIVKLDEELREASETAKTSCLSNDPEITSVEQDIDMTLK